From the Bacillus tuaregi genome, one window contains:
- the proV gene encoding glycine betaine/L-proline ABC transporter ATP-binding protein ProV, whose protein sequence is MEETDIKIKVSDVTKIFGKTSKKALQLIKEGKTKDQILKETGSTVGVNRASFEVKAGEIFVIMGLSGSGKSTLVRLLNRLIEPTMGQVQIDGKDVVKMSKEELREVRRKKISMVFQKFALFPHRTVLENTEYGLEIQGVEKAERSHKALEALELVGLKGYEQQYPSQLSGGMQQRVGLARALANDPDVLLMDEAFSALDPLIRKDMQDELLGLQSTMEKTIVFITHDLDEALRIGDRIALMKDGNIVQIGTPEEILMSPANEYVERFVEDVDLSKVLTAQHVMKRAETVQVDKGPRVALKLMKDLGISSIYVVDKKQTLLGVITAKDASKAAEENQPITGFLEKDMNVVGTDTLLIDLFEKVSSSSIPVAVTDENNRLKGILIKGAVIGALTGNERYINEIAEPEAAAAKEVM, encoded by the coding sequence ATGGAAGAAACAGATATAAAAATTAAGGTGAGTGATGTAACCAAGATTTTTGGGAAAACATCCAAGAAGGCCTTACAGTTAATCAAGGAAGGGAAAACGAAGGACCAGATATTAAAGGAAACGGGTTCAACCGTTGGGGTCAATCGCGCATCCTTTGAAGTAAAGGCTGGCGAGATCTTTGTGATTATGGGATTATCCGGTAGCGGTAAGTCCACCTTAGTCAGATTGCTTAACCGTCTAATTGAACCAACAATGGGGCAGGTTCAAATTGATGGAAAAGATGTCGTGAAAATGAGTAAGGAAGAGTTACGGGAAGTTAGAAGAAAGAAAATTAGTATGGTCTTTCAAAAGTTTGCTTTGTTCCCTCATCGCACCGTGCTCGAGAATACGGAGTATGGATTAGAAATTCAAGGTGTTGAAAAGGCCGAGAGAAGTCATAAGGCATTGGAAGCATTAGAATTAGTTGGACTAAAGGGCTATGAGCAGCAATATCCTAGTCAGCTGAGTGGTGGAATGCAGCAGCGTGTAGGATTAGCGAGAGCACTAGCAAATGATCCTGATGTTCTTTTAATGGATGAAGCTTTTAGCGCCTTAGATCCGTTGATTCGAAAAGATATGCAGGATGAGTTGCTAGGATTACAATCCACGATGGAGAAAACAATTGTTTTTATTACCCATGATTTGGACGAGGCCCTTCGGATTGGGGATCGAATTGCTTTGATGAAGGATGGCAACATTGTCCAAATCGGAACACCAGAAGAAATCTTAATGTCTCCTGCCAATGAATACGTAGAAAGATTCGTCGAGGATGTCGATCTGTCGAAGGTACTAACAGCACAACATGTCATGAAGCGTGCGGAGACGGTTCAGGTGGATAAAGGTCCACGGGTTGCGCTTAAATTAATGAAGGATTTAGGCATTTCCTCTATTTATGTTGTGGATAAAAAGCAGACGCTTCTAGGTGTAATTACAGCAAAGGATGCTTCGAAGGCAGCTGAAGAAAATCAGCCGATTACTGGCTTTTTAGAGAAGGACATGAATGTAGTTGGAACCGATACCTTATTGATTGATTTATTTGAAAAAGTATCGTCGTCAAGCATTCCGGTTGCGGTGACAGATGAAAATAATCGATTAAAAGGAATACTGATTAAAGGTGCTGTAATTGGTGCCCTAACGGGTAATGAGCGATACATAAACGAGATTGCTGAACCTGAAGCAGCAGCAGCTAAGGAGGTGATGTAA
- a CDS encoding ABC transporter permease — protein MLPKLPLADWIDALVDWLTATFGDMFDGISVGVEFFVEGIVAGLGFIPSIILMILVSLLAWKICNFRIALFGLLGLFLIDNLGYWQEMLETLALVLTAVLISIVIGIPTGIWASQNEKVRQVVTPILDLMQTMPAFVYLLPAIFFFSIGVVPGVVASVIFAMPPTIRLTVLGIKQVPADLIEATEAFGSTTKQKLLKVQLPLAMPTIMAGINQSIMLALSMVVIASMVGAPGLGTEVYRAVTQIKTGIGFEAGLAIVVMAILLDRITQNIGKKKQGGTA, from the coding sequence ATGTTACCGAAGCTTCCTTTAGCAGATTGGATCGATGCTTTAGTGGATTGGTTGACGGCTACGTTTGGTGATATGTTTGATGGGATATCAGTTGGGGTTGAATTTTTTGTTGAAGGAATTGTCGCGGGATTAGGCTTTATCCCTTCTATAATACTAATGATTCTTGTGAGCTTACTAGCCTGGAAGATTTGTAATTTCAGAATAGCTTTATTTGGACTACTAGGATTATTCCTAATTGATAATCTAGGGTATTGGCAAGAAATGCTAGAAACACTCGCTCTTGTCTTAACGGCTGTGTTGATTTCAATCGTGATTGGGATTCCAACTGGAATTTGGGCATCACAAAACGAAAAAGTACGACAGGTCGTCACACCGATACTAGACTTGATGCAAACCATGCCAGCCTTTGTTTACTTATTGCCGGCGATCTTCTTCTTTAGTATTGGGGTCGTGCCGGGGGTCGTGGCATCGGTTATTTTTGCGATGCCACCAACGATTCGTTTAACTGTACTAGGAATTAAACAAGTACCAGCCGATTTAATTGAGGCAACAGAGGCGTTCGGCTCTACAACGAAGCAAAAGCTATTAAAGGTTCAGCTTCCGTTAGCCATGCCAACGATTATGGCTGGAATTAATCAAAGCATCATGCTCGCTTTATCGATGGTGGTGATCGCCTCGATGGTTGGAGCTCCAGGACTTGGGACAGAGGTGTACCGTGCCGTTACACAAATTAAAACAGGGATTGGGTTTGAAGCTGGTTTGGCCATCGTCGTTATGGCGATTCTGCTAGACCGTATCACGCAAAATATTGGAAAGAAAAAACAAGGGGGAACCGCTTAA
- a CDS encoding glycine betaine ABC transporter substrate-binding protein: MFKKFVGITSAVALTLGLAACGGNDTSSGSEDSTKSVGEQLDYEIVGIDPGAGIMKITIDEVLPEYGLDKWEVVEGSGSAMTAALKKAYDKEEPIIITGWSPHWKFASYDLKYLEDPKGIYGGAEDVNTIVRLGLKEDKPDAYKLLDQFNWEPEHIETVMNLIQEGQDPADAAAQWVSENEELVNTWKEGVNEVDGEELKLLYVAWDDVIASTNVVGNVLESIGYEVDLVQVDAGPMWAGVADGSGDALVGAWMPTTHADYYAEYEGKFEDLGANLTGTKLGLVVPAYMDIDSIEDLKE, translated from the coding sequence ATGTTTAAAAAATTTGTAGGAATCACTTCAGCAGTAGCACTTACGTTAGGATTAGCAGCATGTGGAGGAAATGATACATCATCAGGATCTGAAGATTCAACGAAATCCGTAGGTGAACAGCTGGATTATGAAATTGTCGGAATTGATCCAGGTGCAGGCATCATGAAAATTACCATCGATGAGGTTTTACCAGAATATGGTCTTGATAAGTGGGAGGTAGTAGAGGGTTCAGGCTCTGCTATGACAGCCGCTCTTAAAAAAGCATATGACAAAGAGGAGCCAATTATTATCACTGGCTGGAGCCCGCACTGGAAGTTTGCCAGCTATGACTTAAAATATCTAGAGGACCCAAAGGGAATCTATGGTGGAGCTGAAGATGTGAACACAATTGTTCGTCTTGGCTTAAAGGAAGACAAGCCTGATGCTTATAAGCTGCTTGACCAATTTAACTGGGAGCCGGAGCATATCGAAACGGTTATGAACTTAATTCAAGAAGGTCAGGATCCAGCAGATGCTGCAGCACAATGGGTAAGTGAAAATGAAGAGCTTGTTAACACTTGGAAGGAAGGCGTTAACGAGGTTGACGGTGAAGAGCTTAAGCTTCTTTATGTAGCATGGGATGATGTTATTGCCAGTACGAATGTGGTAGGTAATGTGCTAGAAAGTATTGGCTATGAAGTAGATTTAGTACAGGTCGATGCAGGTCCAATGTGGGCTGGTGTAGCAGACGGTAGCGGTGATGCCTTGGTAGGTGCATGGATGCCAACAACTCACGCGGACTATTATGCTGAATATGAAGGAAAGTTCGAAGACCTTGGAGCCAATCTAACTGGTACAAAGCTAGGCTTAGTTGTACCAGCGTACATGGATATTGATTCAATTGAAGATTTAAAAGAATAA
- a CDS encoding MOSC domain-containing protein: MLVGHIKEIVRHPIKSFGGEHVEKTRIMEYGLYGDRSHAYLDETNNGDFLTITHFQEMVRYHARFAGEEGLEQYPKVEVITPEGKVLDWDDESLIKELEDKSARKISTIQYTPSHVPIGPIAVEPILLATDASLAHLEELWGKEKIDYHRFRPNLFISLKEKKPFVEEEWMGRRLQIGSEVELELVGHCIRCMIITVDPENAERDPSLHKTLIKENKNHFGVYASVIRTGEIKAGDEVILL, from the coding sequence ATGCTAGTTGGTCATATCAAGGAAATCGTACGTCACCCAATCAAATCCTTTGGAGGTGAACACGTAGAAAAAACGAGAATCATGGAATATGGCTTATATGGGGACCGCAGCCATGCTTATCTAGATGAGACAAATAATGGTGATTTCTTAACCATTACCCATTTTCAGGAAATGGTGCGTTATCATGCAAGGTTTGCAGGAGAAGAAGGACTGGAGCAATATCCGAAGGTCGAGGTCATCACACCGGAGGGTAAGGTATTAGACTGGGATGACGAGAGCTTAATCAAGGAATTAGAGGATAAATCCGCAAGGAAAATTTCTACTATTCAATATACTCCCTCTCATGTGCCAATTGGACCGATTGCCGTGGAGCCTATTCTCCTGGCAACCGATGCCTCATTAGCCCATTTGGAGGAACTATGGGGAAAGGAAAAAATTGATTATCATCGTTTTCGTCCGAATCTATTTATCTCTTTAAAGGAAAAAAAACCGTTTGTGGAAGAGGAATGGATGGGCAGACGGCTGCAAATAGGGAGTGAAGTAGAGCTTGAATTAGTGGGTCATTGTATACGGTGTATGATTATTACGGTTGATCCAGAAAATGCAGAGCGAGATCCAAGCCTGCATAAAACGCTTATTAAGGAAAATAAAAATCACTTTGGTGTATATGCTTCTGTTATCAGAACAGGAGAAATAAAGGCCGGTGATGAAGTGATTCTGCTGTAA
- a CDS encoding chromate transporter, with protein sequence MKLYLNIFIAFFRSGILGFGGGPSSIPLVHKEVVETFKWMNDDQFSDVLALANTLPGPLATKMAGYIGYRVAGIQGLIVALVSSILPTVFLMLALLTSFNQFKDNPRVQGMTHAVVPVVGVMMGILTWSFLKKTKNGLGWRNGGLLLLGCFICMVVLQIHPGIVIGVLLVGALVLPEKKKKTEAPVEGKSESL encoded by the coding sequence ATGAAGCTTTATCTCAATATATTTATCGCATTTTTTCGATCAGGAATATTAGGCTTTGGCGGGGGTCCCTCATCGATTCCGTTGGTTCACAAAGAGGTGGTTGAAACCTTCAAGTGGATGAATGATGATCAATTTAGTGATGTATTAGCTCTAGCCAATACGTTGCCAGGCCCACTTGCTACGAAAATGGCTGGATATATTGGCTATCGAGTTGCTGGCATACAGGGACTCATCGTTGCCTTGGTTTCCTCCATATTACCTACTGTTTTTTTAATGCTGGCTCTTTTAACCTCCTTTAATCAATTCAAGGATAACCCAAGAGTTCAGGGTATGACCCATGCCGTTGTTCCCGTTGTCGGCGTGATGATGGGAATCTTGACCTGGAGCTTTTTGAAAAAGACAAAGAATGGCTTGGGCTGGAGAAATGGCGGTCTTCTTTTGCTCGGCTGTTTCATCTGTATGGTCGTGCTGCAAATTCACCCGGGTATCGTGATAGGCGTCTTGTTAGTAGGAGCATTAGTGCTGCCAGAAAAGAAAAAGAAAACCGAAGCACCTGTTGAAGGAAAAAGTGAGAGCTTATGA
- a CDS encoding chromate transporter, whose product MIYLQLFLAFLIPGLVGYGGGPASIPLIEHEIVDRFGWMTTSQFSEVLAIGNSLPGPIATKMAGYIGYEVGGILGSLVALFAIVAPSLILMVLLLSIIYRYKDSLKVKRLSKVVLPAVAILMGTLTFDFFHESTMSNGLWETLIIAIITLLLLEKWKVHPAFVILGGLVFGAFFLV is encoded by the coding sequence ATGATCTATTTGCAATTATTCTTAGCATTTTTGATTCCTGGACTTGTTGGGTATGGAGGCGGACCTGCTTCTATCCCGTTAATTGAACACGAGATTGTCGATCGTTTTGGCTGGATGACAACGAGTCAATTTAGTGAGGTGCTGGCAATCGGAAATTCCTTACCAGGTCCGATTGCGACGAAGATGGCAGGCTATATTGGGTATGAGGTCGGAGGAATTCTCGGTTCATTGGTGGCCTTGTTTGCCATTGTGGCCCCATCCTTAATTCTAATGGTTTTATTATTAAGTATCATCTATCGCTATAAAGATTCACTAAAGGTAAAAAGGCTGTCAAAGGTCGTTCTGCCTGCTGTAGCGATCTTAATGGGAACACTTACCTTTGATTTTTTCCATGAATCGACGATGTCAAATGGACTTTGGGAAACCCTTATTATTGCGATTATCACCTTATTATTATTGGAAAAATGGAAGGTCCATCCTGCCTTTGTTATTCTTGGCGGCCTCGTCTTTGGAGCATTTTTTTTAGTGTAA
- a CDS encoding ZinT/AdcA family metal-binding protein gives MLPIAFLEIKDDTMTFYQNGEAKTGEYEYQGYEILTYEAGNRGVRYLFDLVGDEAGVPKHDQFSDHGIYPTKAEHYHIYFGDEDHDTLLKELDNWPTYYFSHLSGEEIVKEMTAY, from the coding sequence CTGCTTCCTATTGCATTTTTAGAAATTAAGGATGATACCATGACCTTTTATCAAAATGGTGAAGCTAAAACGGGCGAATATGAATATCAGGGCTATGAAATTTTGACCTATGAAGCGGGAAACCGAGGCGTTCGTTATTTATTTGATTTAGTTGGTGATGAGGCTGGTGTGCCTAAGCATGATCAATTCAGTGACCATGGTATTTACCCAACAAAAGCAGAGCATTACCATATCTACTTTGGCGACGAAGACCATGACACGCTCTTAAAAGAATTGGACAATTGGCCAACGTACTACTTTTCTCATTTAAGCGGAGAAGAAATTGTAAAGGAAATGACGGCATATTAA
- a CDS encoding diguanylate cyclase domain-containing protein: MKYTGRIILVLFSIAVSVFESLIEPITLYNILEALFFATIAYIVGWSFDRLHYFRKRAEQSEKYNRELIEYSPESVLVYHQDKIIFVNDRVEELLQIAADQLIGKSIFDFILPEHHNQVKARIQRASSGLRNVERMEIKLFSGKKEILDVEVSSVPIFYRNKNCMEVFIKNITARKKLEEKLRKNEALYRFITENSTDIITYLKPSGLYEYISPSCESILGFSQDELVGKTMFDILHPEEIQVISHFLTESQSHKDFATFPHRIRKKDGSFLWLETNARTIRNSSHELEGIVAVSRDITARLDKESELLETNEMLRYLSLMDGLTDIPNRRCFEEQLQREWNRTMRHSMPLSALMIDIDFFKRFNDLYGHPAGDVCIKQIATVIKNTLQRPADFVARYGGEEFVVLLPETDEDGAAFVSEGILQNIKQLKIVNEGSDIDEYVTISIGCATVFPTSQLKPEDLIEQADSGLYLAKNSGRNQMKIN; encoded by the coding sequence ATGAAGTACACAGGAAGAATTATTCTAGTCCTTTTTTCGATAGCTGTTAGTGTATTTGAATCACTTATTGAGCCTATAACTCTATACAATATACTAGAGGCCTTGTTCTTCGCCACTATCGCTTATATAGTGGGCTGGTCCTTTGATCGCTTGCATTATTTCCGAAAAAGGGCAGAGCAAAGTGAAAAATATAATCGTGAGTTAATTGAGTACTCTCCGGAGTCTGTCCTTGTTTATCATCAGGATAAAATTATTTTTGTAAATGATCGAGTCGAGGAGTTATTACAGATAGCTGCTGACCAGTTAATCGGAAAGTCTATTTTTGACTTCATCCTTCCAGAGCATCATAATCAAGTAAAAGCAAGGATTCAAAGAGCCTCATCAGGACTTCGAAATGTGGAACGAATGGAAATCAAATTATTTTCAGGTAAAAAGGAGATTCTCGATGTTGAGGTTTCCTCTGTACCGATTTTTTATCGTAATAAGAATTGTATGGAGGTCTTTATCAAAAATATAACTGCGAGAAAAAAACTAGAGGAAAAGCTGCGGAAGAATGAGGCACTTTATCGCTTTATTACAGAAAATTCAACGGATATTATCACCTATTTGAAACCGAGTGGTTTGTATGAGTATATATCGCCATCCTGTGAATCGATTTTGGGCTTTAGTCAAGATGAGCTCGTAGGTAAAACGATGTTCGATATCCTCCATCCTGAAGAAATCCAAGTAATCTCTCATTTTTTAACGGAATCTCAATCTCATAAAGATTTTGCCACATTCCCTCATCGGATTAGAAAAAAGGATGGTTCCTTCCTTTGGCTGGAAACAAATGCACGTACGATCCGAAATTCAAGCCATGAGCTAGAGGGCATCGTTGCCGTCTCAAGAGATATCACGGCAAGGCTCGATAAAGAAAGCGAGCTCCTCGAAACCAATGAAATGCTGCGCTATTTATCGCTTATGGATGGTCTCACGGATATTCCGAACCGACGCTGCTTTGAGGAACAACTGCAAAGGGAATGGAATCGAACGATGCGTCATTCGATGCCCTTATCAGCCTTAATGATTGATATTGACTTTTTCAAAAGGTTCAATGATCTTTATGGCCACCCTGCCGGGGATGTATGTATCAAGCAAATTGCGACCGTTATTAAGAATACACTGCAAAGGCCTGCTGATTTTGTTGCCCGCTACGGCGGGGAGGAGTTTGTCGTGCTCCTTCCGGAAACCGACGAAGACGGGGCTGCCTTTGTCAGTGAAGGAATTCTCCAAAATATCAAGCAATTGAAAATCGTCAACGAAGGCTCTGACATTGATGAATATGTAACCATTAGCATTGGCTGCGCAACTGTTTTTCCAACTTCACAGCTAAAGCCTGAAGACTTAATTGAACAGGCTGATAGCGGCTTATACCTAGCAAAGAATTCTGGCAGAAATCAAATGAAAATCAACTAA
- a CDS encoding tetratricopeptide repeat protein has protein sequence MENLKKVGRNDICPCGSGKKYKNCCGKTNVISMEQLIDKDLMELQVNMIQFAMNHFSEEIEEVLEEQFETIDIPNEAFELFHFYTLTWFITSIEVDGKTIMSHYIDQQKAKLTRQRVKDILQSWRKAKPTISLITEQDQDDQQLLTLKDIFTDEVYRVKVLDEEHPVETGGIVLSTILPAGEHSIFFTTFIDLPASLTNMVVNRVMNMMEGRDRSQPDSFVAQSFPEILHLFLFGIEPTIEDFNWISPKHKEVALEFEDYVEEDVLLNLGVHLWHQYCLQRNPKIMKTSVYTAALLYLIDQFNPFGGYTTQKELADDFAISVSSLSTRYKDMEAVLEEEIHELEEKLATIDLEEVYDDLFDEDDLFDKEDDNSSLFAHSGVPMERELHAIQNNLEKTSFSSQDEANSLLKKQRNHSQGPQRELTNKEKAQELLFDAYEATGKRRKQLAEKALKLYPNSPGAYSILAEFELNPLKEEKLLLKAVEAGEKELGEDFFKENAGHFWGIFHTRPYMRAKYDYAEFLHSEGRLTEAIQHYEELLELNPNDNQGVRYELFTVLVEKGLLDQAAVLLNTYKEEMTANGAYNRVLLEFLQNGATSKAKQLLQKALKKNPYVSAFLLEEREIPMYLPNGFELGKESEAIIYADQHFDLWRRNKKLMSWLKKSR, from the coding sequence ATGGAGAATTTGAAAAAGGTTGGAAGAAATGATATATGTCCTTGCGGCAGCGGAAAAAAATATAAGAACTGCTGTGGAAAAACGAATGTGATCTCCATGGAGCAGTTAATTGATAAGGATCTGATGGAGTTACAGGTCAATATGATTCAATTTGCCATGAACCATTTTTCAGAAGAAATTGAAGAGGTTCTAGAAGAACAATTTGAAACCATCGATATTCCAAATGAGGCCTTTGAACTGTTTCACTTTTACACCTTAACCTGGTTTATTACCTCTATAGAGGTAGATGGAAAAACAATTATGTCCCATTATATTGATCAACAAAAGGCAAAGCTGACCCGTCAAAGAGTAAAGGATATACTTCAATCCTGGCGAAAGGCAAAGCCCACCATTTCCCTTATTACAGAGCAGGATCAGGATGACCAGCAGCTGCTCACACTGAAGGATATTTTCACAGACGAGGTATACAGGGTAAAGGTGCTGGATGAGGAGCACCCAGTTGAAACCGGCGGCATAGTGTTGAGCACTATCCTTCCTGCTGGTGAGCACTCGATCTTCTTTACCACTTTTATTGATTTACCTGCAAGCCTAACCAATATGGTTGTCAACAGAGTCATGAATATGATGGAGGGAAGGGACAGGTCTCAGCCTGACAGCTTTGTAGCCCAATCGTTTCCGGAAATTCTTCATCTTTTTTTATTCGGGATAGAACCAACAATAGAGGATTTTAATTGGATTTCTCCTAAGCATAAGGAAGTAGCCCTGGAATTTGAGGACTATGTCGAAGAGGATGTTCTCCTAAATCTAGGCGTCCATCTATGGCATCAATACTGCCTGCAAAGGAATCCGAAGATCATGAAAACAAGCGTCTATACGGCAGCCCTGCTCTACTTAATCGATCAATTTAATCCCTTTGGCGGCTATACAACGCAAAAGGAGCTTGCTGACGATTTCGCCATTTCCGTAAGCAGCTTGTCCACCAGATACAAGGATATGGAGGCTGTGCTTGAGGAGGAAATTCATGAGCTTGAGGAAAAGCTAGCTACGATTGATCTAGAAGAGGTCTATGATGACCTATTCGATGAAGACGATTTATTTGATAAAGAGGACGACAACAGCTCACTTTTTGCCCACTCCGGAGTCCCAATGGAACGGGAGCTTCATGCCATACAGAACAACCTAGAAAAAACGTCCTTTAGCTCACAGGATGAAGCCAATTCTTTGCTTAAAAAGCAACGAAACCATTCGCAAGGACCGCAGCGGGAGCTGACTAATAAGGAAAAAGCACAGGAGCTATTATTTGATGCCTATGAGGCAACGGGCAAACGGAGAAAGCAACTTGCTGAGAAAGCACTGAAGCTTTATCCAAATAGTCCTGGTGCTTATAGTATTTTAGCCGAATTCGAGTTGAATCCCCTTAAGGAGGAAAAGCTGCTATTAAAGGCAGTGGAAGCAGGTGAAAAGGAACTTGGCGAGGACTTTTTCAAGGAAAATGCCGGTCATTTCTGGGGAATTTTCCACACCCGCCCTTATATGCGCGCGAAATATGATTACGCTGAGTTTTTACATAGTGAAGGCCGCTTGACTGAGGCGATTCAACACTATGAGGAGCTCCTTGAACTAAATCCAAACGACAATCAAGGGGTTCGCTATGAGTTATTTACCGTTTTAGTTGAAAAAGGACTGCTGGACCAAGCTGCCGTGTTATTAAATACATATAAAGAAGAGATGACAGCAAATGGAGCCTACAACCGTGTCCTCCTTGAATTTTTGCAAAATGGAGCCACTAGTAAGGCCAAACAGCTGCTCCAAAAGGCATTGAAAAAGAATCCGTATGTTTCTGCTTTTTTATTAGAGGAAAGAGAAATTCCGATGTATCTTCCTAACGGATTTGAGCTTGGAAAAGAATCAGAGGCAATTATTTATGCTGACCAGCATTTTGATTTATGGAGAAGGAATAAGAAATTAATGAGCTGGTTGAAAAAAAGCAGATAA
- a CDS encoding Fur-regulated basic protein FbpA, producing the protein MRNSVEQRREKLINKLFGVNVFKIEGKQLYELPLSILEREYRKYQAEYHPHGEFGSIRWS; encoded by the coding sequence TTGAGAAATAGTGTAGAGCAAAGACGGGAGAAGCTAATCAATAAGCTTTTTGGAGTGAATGTATTTAAGATCGAGGGTAAGCAGCTATATGAGCTGCCGCTTTCCATACTGGAACGAGAGTATCGCAAATATCAAGCAGAATACCATCCACATGGTGAATTTGGTTCTATTAGATGGTCTTAA